CATCTATAGTCATAATTAATTATAAggagaagatgatgaagaagaagaattagtgATTGGAAAACCTGCCTTTGTCCATGAGTCTGGTTTGTAAAGCAGCTTGGGCAAGCCATCGACGTAGGTGCGACGGTCAAAACTCAGAGGGCCTGCACATACTTGATTATTTAGATCATCAGATATAGTAAAAATGTTTTTATATTATACAGGTAAATTCAGATCGCTTGGAAGCATATGGACAGTTGGCTTATTTGAAGCCAAACATACAAGTACAATAGTTGCCGATTGTTTCCAAGCAGACATATGAATAGTACCGTTTGATCAAGGAAGGAACGAAAGATGCAATCGATTTGGGAGTTACGTACCGATCTCGTAGACGAGGCCAGAAAAGGCGGAGCATCCAGGGCCACCAGTGAGCCAGAGCATGACGGGGTCCTCTGCCGGGTTCCTCTCCGACCGGATGAAGTAGTAGAAGAGGCGGACGCCATTGTGCTCGTCCACCTCCACATACCTATGATGGGGATGCGATGCATGTATAGTTCAACATCAGACATGAAATAAGCCGGTCAAGTTATTTACTGAATGGAGAAAGATTGCTGATTAACGGAGTTAGATGTATGTACACCGTTTTAAAAAAAAGATGTATGTACTCACCCTGTTTGGAGTTGGAAGGGGAGGGGTCCCTCGAAGCCAGGGAGATGCGTGATGATATTCCTCTGCTGTGGGAAGCTGAAATTTGAGATGGGGATGGATCTGGagttggaggaggaagaagaagatgatgcagaaAAGGGTAGAAGGAGAAGGAGGCAGATGGAGGCAACCAGGGTGCTCGTCCTCATCGTGTCGTGGCTATCTCTCCCTCACTCTCCCGCTCTGTAGTTTTGTGAGGCTTGGCAGTTGGCACACCGCCTTTGTTGGAAACAAACGAAACATGGAGAAGGGACAAGAAACTAAACGAAAGGAGAGGTAATACGCACGCTGGGATTTTCATAAGCCACGGGTCTTTTGAAAACGACCTTGATTTGTTTGTTTCTCTCTTTTCCACCCGGATGCATTGAACTTTGTTGTTCCTTTCTCGTTACTATCTGGTCACAAGGTCGTTTTTCTTTTCCATATCCACTTGAGAAGTAGTACTCCGCTTTTTTTTCTACTAAGGAAGACAGCGTTACAATTTATGTTCATTGGTGTCCTTTGCTCTGGCCTCTTGGCTTTGAGCACCATTGTTCGTGAGCTCTGTCTTTGAACTAAAGGAATAAGCTATCTTATTTATGAGGAAGAAAACAAGGCCAAGTCATCACAGCGGGGGTTCGGAACCAAGGCTTGActgtctaggttgttcccggaacTTAAGGTCATAAGAGGAGAGCCGTTGGTCCCGCTCACTCTCGCCAGTCAACATATTTGCAAACTGTTTCTGCTGCCACCATGATACCTGGAAAGTGACCCATTTCTCACTTGCAGCTTGCAAGTCAAGAAGACTGGTAAGAACACGGTGAGCTTGCTTTCTATATCACCCACTCTGGGAGTAAGCAACGCCAGAAAGGATGCAGATGTAAGCAGAGGAATATATCAGGGTTTCAGGTTTGGTTTTGTCCCTAGCTCTTGCCCAGCTACTCTTAAAAAAAACTCTTAATAAGCTACTTACATATGAAACTGCAGCAGACAAGGTAACAAACTAATGATTCATACATATAGGATCAGAGTTCTGACTAACACAACGTCTCTCTCACAGGAGAGCAGACACATGCGGCGACAGAATCACAATCATGCACTCAAATTACATTGACTAGTATAATTGCAAACCAAACTAGGCAGTACCATACAGGCTGCACAGATGCGTGGCTCCGGCCATATAACCACATCAAATCTTCATGCTTCTAGCAACCCTTCCATTCAGCGTTGTTTCGCTAGTATGAAGACCCGGTGATGCCCAATCCGAGTCTCATGGATGCGGCCAAGATGACGAAGGACCTAGAAAACAGTACAGGATTATCATGTCCATATTTGATATTTGGAACTAATTGGTTTTGTTTTAATAGATTTTTTTTGCAGTTGATGTAATATTCCCATAGTTTCAAGTTTTTCTACAGTTGATGTAACATATTCATGGAAAGTGCAGTAGTTTTTGTGAAGCTGGAAGGAAAGTACATGCACAGCAATATTCGTTTATAACTTTGAACTGGTGATCACTTAAGGATAGGGGTAGAAATTTCTTTTCTTCATCTTGTTCAATGACTACTCGAATTCGTCAATGTACTTGCTAGTTATTTTTTCAGTTACTTTAAACTATGGAAACAAGATATTAGAAGAACAGATGCAGCAGCAAAAAAAAATTGTCATTTGTTCATATGTGATCATGAAGAATAGGAATATACTAGTATAAAGTTTCGACCAAAGTGGTTAAAGATGCAAATACTCACGGTAAGGATAGATTTCCCTGTGTGATCAAGTTTTAGCCCAGGCCCCTTTATATCAGCTTCCAGGAAAAAATGCTTCCCCTTCGCTGCCTCAGTGGCAGCTATGTCCCTTAGTTCCTAGACAGAAATTACAATATGATTTTTTCTACATGATGAAATCAGATTAACAGCAATGTCCAGAACTTACCAAAGCCTTTTCCCATGTGTCTTCAGATAACTGCAAGAACGTTGAGAGTGGTAAAGAAAAATGTCATCTCAAAAAGTAACTGCTTATCAGCGAAAAGTAGCGCAAAAGCGAAACCTTTTTCTTAGGACATGCAACAAGATGAGCATTAGCATCAGCATATGTTGCCATCTCGTTTATTGCAATGTTAACCTTCTCCAGTGTAAGCCTCCCCCTCATGTACCTGTAGAAACAAAATGGGATATCATATTTAGTGTCCAGTTATGAAAAAAGCCATAAGATTTAATCACTATCATCTGAGACGAACAAAATAGAATTTGTGTATTCACCTGAGAAAATATTAGGAAAGATGATTAATGTTTCCAGTGGCATTTGGACTAAGCAAAAAAAAATGACCATATGTTCTAAATTTTAGTAAATTAGCCTGGAACCCTTTTCTTAATGTCAGCCACACAGCTATTTATCACATTAATTATTTTCTTCAACTCAGATACATCAACTCGTTCAACAAGGTAATACCAGTGATATACAGATGTATAAAACTAACAGATAGTGATTGATGAGTTCAAAATGAAGAGAAAAGACCATGTAAGGAAACACGACCACATGTCCCACTACCACAGTGATTGGATGACAATAATAAACCAAATCACTGCCTCAGAACAGTGTGCGCTACAGGCAGCAGAAGGATTACAATGCAAACAAAGCAGATTCAGCAGAGAAGATTTGTCGACACTATCCAATGTCTAGGCTCTACGTAAATCACAAAACAGTCAGCTAGCAACTCTGAGTATTtgtagaaaaaggaaaaggaatgagaaCACACACATCACGTATGCAGAGTAATACTGGAGAAAAAAAAACACTTGGATGTACATAAATCGGAAGCTCTAGCACAGAGATGTAAAAGAATAAAGGGCCGCTCAACCAGAGTTAGAAAATCAAAAGTGGATGGTTGCTCTTATATGAAGCAATGATACTGAAATGAAGCTACAGGTAAAATTGATAACTTACGATGACAATGAGTCCAGCTCCCCGGTGGATATATACCAACGAGGTGCTGCCCCTTTCCCCTTCTTCACAGAAACAAAAGAAGGCATTAGTTCAACAAACAGAACTTCTTTTTAAAACGATTATAGCTAAGATCAGTGAATATTACACAAAATAAAATTCTTTACTTTGGGAGCTGCAACTGGCTCATCCTTAATCTTAAAATCAGAGTCCAGAAATTCTGCAGGTGTGTTGAAACTAAAGCACTCAGGCAACATCCTGGAACACAAACAACATGATTCTTGTCACAAAAAGTGAAGATAGAGATAACAGATAAAGTTAATAGCACCAAGTACCTAGCCGAGCTCTGTTCCAGAGGAGTAGCAACGACATCCTCACGCATCCCAGATGGCATGTTTGCAAGCATGTGCTGCAACTTCTGCTGTTGCTTCAAGGATTTCTCCACTAGTTTCTGCATCAGGATTTAAAGAAGCCACAATGAGAAGTAACCACGTTTCACCAACAGACTGAACAAAATTAGGTTCAAAGAGGTTAAGGGCAAATAAAAAAATCATCCCCTTGTAAGACCCACATATGTACTGGGCAGTGGTCATGGGTCATCATCCAACCCATCACCTGTTCCATGCCCAGCCTGAAACCACCCACTCTGCCCAGTGCCCAAGTGTTCAATGGGATGCTTGGCGTATTAGGCAATAAAGCAGGTAATGAAGTTGCTAACTATCAGGTGTTCAACGAAGTGTCTCCAAAGAAAGTTCTGTATAATAGGAGACTCCACAAGGTTATGAGACACATGATGCCTACCAGCAACAATTCATGTCATGTTAGTTGGGTGTGGGTGGTGCGAAGGTGGAGCCACTCGCCAAAAACTCTGACAGTGTCACCAATGTTGGAGGTTTGCCTTTCTTCCAGAGCTTGATCTAGAAAGCCTCCCAGAGAAGGATATTATGGAACTATGTGATAGCAGCTGACTCTGCTCTTGGATTCTGATCATGTCGTGTTCATCGAGGAACCATGATGGCCCGCCGCAAGAATTGTGATCCCAAGAGTATGTCATGATGTAGCAGTTGTTCAGGGAAATACCGCCATGGGGCTAGGTGGTTTCAGGCTTTCAGCCCTGGACACCGTGAGCAGCAACATATGGGGAAAATGCCGTCATGGAAGCATGACAGCTTCAGTTCTGGTCCTGGTGTTCATGTGTTTGTTTTGCTAACGGAAACAAGAATGTTTGACTGACAATCCTAGTCCTCACATGTTTGTTGGCAGTTCTCTGTCTTTGGCATGAACAGTAGATGTAAATCCTGGTGCTTTTCTCGCTCTTCTATAAACATATGTTGAGGGATTCCGCCCCCTCTGCTCTCGTTTTTTTGAATAAAAAAAATCCCTGGTTCTTACCCCCTGTTCTTACGAGGTTTGGTGCATGTTCAGTGGGGCTGTTGGATTTGTACAGGTGCAATTTGAGTTGGGCCAAAGCTGGAGCCGGCATCTAGTATACCCTCACTCTTGGAGATGTTGACATCATCGTGACTTTGCGCACAAGCAATTTATGCTAAGTCATGGATATATTTGTTAGCACTTTGCACATGTTTCATAAATATATCAAATGGATTGGCAGAAGAACTGGGAAGTGCACATGGAATTATAAGCAGTCGGACTAATAGTTGAGTCGAATTGAAGGGAGATTGTTCTTGTCTCACTTAGTACTAAGAAATTTCCTCTATCTAGGTAATATGAGCTGTCTTCTTTGAGAATGATATTGCTGTATGCAAGAGATTTAGATTGGCAGTGAGCCCTGTTGACATGATAAAGAAGTTGCATCTTGGCAAAATTTGGCAAATCTTTGAAGCATACGTGGGCATAGTAACTTCTGAGTCCAAAATGGATAACCAACCAGTGTACATATCAGATTTATAGTTGTTTGGTGCTAGTGAACCGGTGCAAATATTTGTTTGTGTCATTTGACAATATCAGCATACACATGGGAATGCCCTGACCTTAaaatgggagccaaaggtttctaTACAGATAATACAAGGTTATGGagtgatgatggtatttcaggtgCTAAAGCGCTTAGACAGGTGCAAGGATGTATGTCCATTGATCCGTTTTAGAAAACATTCAGTACCGGCGATGGGGTCATGACAACTGATCGATCTTTTCTGAAATTTGGAAAACGAATTTCAGTACAGACCATTATCTCCTGTCATCCAGTCAAatatttctggaagagtgacaacacTTCTTACAGCTGGAACACGTGAAACTAGTGGCCAAGTTTCAGGGTTGAGAAACATTCAACATGTGAGTTGGAGCTACAAGGTGGTGCTAGAGGAACAAGTCACTGTGTGGGGGAAGCCAATGTTTTGTGGGGGCAGGTAATCTAACATCAATCCCACATATGCACTTGACTTTTAAGTGGGCATGGACTGGCTCGAAATTCAGGTGGACATAGGCCGATGACTCTACTGGTATCTAAAGAAGCAGCTGAGGAAAGGGCATTGAACAAATGAAATGAAATCACCTGTCCATTTTCTTCTTTCATACAGCATACTGTATCTCCTCTTCTATCTCACTGATTTCTGCTTCTCTCCACCGTTATTTGTGGGTTGGATTTTGAGCTCACGTCCCGGTAATATGTACTCCAATTTAAAATTGGTACAGACCATGAAGCACAATTCATATCCCCTTTTTGAAAAGAGAAAATAAATCCATTTCATGCCCTATGATTTAAATCAATCCGCCATCCATCACAAGAACATCAAGTGGAGCAAGATTAGCATGTTCTGTTTAGCAAACACCACCATCACTGGACAATTTGCATCCCTGATCATCACAGTCAGGGTAGGAACAAGAGACGGGCACACACAATTAGTTCAATCTTTTAATGAGTCCTACTCATGCACTGTAATCGTAACTGTTCCACCATTTCCCCGAAAGAAAGATCAGGATATCCTAATGGTTTCCCCTTTCCCTGTTTGCTATTTACCAATTACCACACCGGTTCTGGATTCTCAAAGAAACAGAGAAAATAGCATTCAGAGACAGACCGCAGCCCAGTAGGGCACGAGATCTGGCAACCTGTGGGTACACTGAGCACGGAACGATACCTTGGCCTTGGGGATGGCGTCGAGCTCCTCCTGCAGGCGGCGGCGGATGGCCTGCACCTGCGCCTCCATGGCCGTCACCGAGGCGTCCACGGCGGCGAGGTCGGTCACCGCCGTTGCCGGGTACACTGCGTACGGGTAAGATAAGGGGTCAGGGCCCACGACGCTAGGGTTTCGGGAGTGGGCAGGGGGGAAAGCTCACTGTTCCGGGCAAGCGCGAGGTCCTGGAGctcgttgacacgggagcggaagGCGGTGGCCACGGCTTCCAGCGACGTGCTTGCGgggttcgcggcggcggcgtccatGAGGAAGGGAGGcctcggcggcggccggcggggacAGAAAGTGTGGTTTGGGCGGGAAGGAAATGGGAGCGTCGGGTTTGGGGAAAATTGGGATCTCGGGTCTTGTTTCAGCAGTTGGAGCGCATCGTTAGGAGAGTCAACCAGAGatatttgtgggatttgttaCGGTAAGTTAGGAAGTTATCGATTCCTTAATTTTACTCCGATCTTAAATTGTTCAGccagggggtcttgtgtaaaaattaCTCttacgctaatttccgtgccaaaaaactataggcactataaaatggaacggagggagtatatttttTTATGCATTTGATCAGATTTTAAATCGTTCCATTTTGGATAGATTTATACTTCTTTTTTCCCTGACCGGGGGAGTATGGAATCGTAGATATGGGTGACAAATTGGCAACAACTCACAATATAGAGTGTGTTTGGTTGCGTGGGCTGATTTTGCGTTCAAATCGTGTggatgttagggcatctccagtggggtgagcgaccgtttgcgtccgaaaAATGCGTTTGATACTACCTCCAGtgaggcgacgcaaagtgatcgggccgtccgcggcgacgcaaacctggcctaaATATGCACATCGGATGCGTCTCTGAGGACGCGCAAAGTGtacgctcgcgtctggcggacgtttcgtctggcccgcctggcagtgacccagcgtcgatgcgtcttctcaagcgCGCGCCGCTGcggcagtctgcgccacgttaatggcgatgcctaggctgccgagcggccgctgcctacctccgccaaccacgttaatggcgacgacACGCGTCCACCgcctgcctccggcctatataaagagggaacatgtt
This region of Lolium perenne isolate Kyuss_39 chromosome 2, Kyuss_2.0, whole genome shotgun sequence genomic DNA includes:
- the LOC127333696 gene encoding SKA complex subunit 1 homolog isoform X1, whose translation is MDAAAANPASTSLEAVATAFRSRVNELQDLALARNMYPATAVTDLAAVDASVTAMEAQVQAIRRRLQEELDAIPKAKKLVEKSLKQQQKLQHMLANMPSGMREDVVATPLEQSSARMLPECFSFNTPAEFLDSDFKIKDEPVAAPKKGKGAAPRWYISTGELDSLSSYMRGRLTLEKVNIAINEMATYADANAHLVACPKKKLSEDTWEKALELRDIAATEAAKGKHFFLEADIKGPGLKLDHTGKSILTVLRHLGRIHETRIGHHRVFILAKQR
- the LOC127333696 gene encoding SKA complex subunit 1 homolog isoform X2, translated to MDAAAANPASTSLEAVATAFRSRVNELQDLALARNMYPATAVTDLAAVDASVTAMEAQVQAIRRRLQEELDAIPKAKKLVEKSLKQQQKLQHMLANMPSGMREDVVATPLEQSSARMLPECFSFNTPAEFLDSDFKIKDEPVAAPKGKGAAPRWYISTGELDSLSSYMRGRLTLEKVNIAINEMATYADANAHLVACPKKKLSEDTWEKALELRDIAATEAAKGKHFFLEADIKGPGLKLDHTGKSILTVLRHLGRIHETRIGHHRVFILAKQR